A region of the Candidatus Delongbacteria bacterium genome:
CTTTAGAATCTGACCCTCACTTGGTCGAGGCTGAAGATTAAAGAATTCCACCAAAAATGTCAATTGTAGACTGTATGGCAAGTATGCCGCTGTGGGTAGAAATATTTCATTGTGCAAGAACTCTATAGCGTTAATATACCCACTTGTACATTTTTCTGAAGCTAACTTTAAGTTTTCTGATGTCTCTGATCTTAAACGATCAATATTTTCTCTATTTATTCCTAACCCAGCACAGGCAGAAATATTCCTTAATATATGATTATCCGAAATTTCAAAATAATTACGTTTCTGACATTCTCGCTTAATTTGTTCCAAAGCATCATTCAGGTCAAAATCACCTTTCCAAGTTGCAGCACGCATTAAATCAACAATTGTCAACTTTCGTCCAGTACTATTTATCCTTTCAAAAATTGGTGCTACCTCATTAATTGTCATTTCACCAATTTTAACAACGGCTATTTTATAATCTTTAATTGATCGTAATAATTTTTCTGCGTTTTTGTAGAATTTCTCTTTTTTAGGATGTGCTTCAAAGGCACTGCATTGTGAAATAAAATCACTAGTATTTAATAATTTATTCAAAGGAAAGTATTCAATCTTAAACTCATCTTTTGGATAAATAAATCGCTCCTTTTCCAAGTCAAAAGCAACATTCCAAAGACTACGTGAATTTTTCCCATCCCAAAATAAGGTACCACATAGGCTAGAGACTCTTTGTTGTCCATCAAGCAAATAGTTAGTTGGATAAAAATCCGTCTCTACATTTATTATTAGTTCTGCAATATTCCTTTCACTTACTAATTGTTCAGATGATTGCCATAATAGAATACTCCCTATAGGATATCCATTATAAATACTATCTAAGAGCTTAATCACTTCTTTTCTCTTCCAAACAAAAGGTCTTTGAAATTTCGGTAATCTGATGTCTCCAACTATAACACCTGTAACAATTTCTTCAATTCTTTGTATATCTGGTTTTGGGTCTTTATATTTCATCATTATCCTTTTTAAAAGTTAGAGGTTCAGTTACAACGACATTTTTATCAAAGATATC
Encoded here:
- a CDS encoding DUF262 domain-containing protein, whose amino-acid sequence is MKYKDPKPDIQRIEEIVTGVIVGDIRLPKFQRPFVWKRKEVIKLLDSIYNGYPIGSILLWQSSEQLVSERNIAELIINVETDFYPTNYLLDGQQRVSSLCGTLFWDGKNSRSLWNVAFDLEKERFIYPKDEFKIEYFPLNKLLNTSDFISQCSAFEAHPKKEKFYKNAEKLLRSIKDYKIAVVKIGEMTINEVAPIFERINSTGRKLTIVDLMRAATWKGDFDLNDALEQIKRECQKRNYFEISDNHILRNISACAGLGINRENIDRLRSETSENLKLASEKCTSGYINAIEFLHNEIFLPTAAYLPYSLQLTFLVEFFNLQPRPSEGQILKLKQWFWKTSISRHFGTSNTGQNARDLELIRNFALLKIDEIPIEKEISIDRFVNDDFRLNLANSKTFALLLANRKPIDLIEGIIYESNTLLSSVDKNQFHYIIDKESNSKNSRSCVNILFSSRTETKELNFLQIVSDIKKAHSNNFLSILKSHFIDEKCIEHLENSDYDSFFNQRKQLIAEEIIDLTGTTKIRGEIDYDPYSTDNESDDSFE